One genomic segment of Leptospira yasudae includes these proteins:
- a CDS encoding LIC_10907 family protein, with translation MKWFDDQDPEYSLKSLSSLRNKIGIAFEYKLQKEKIPKQLRIEIFIRRLILKKRMLQRRYDWTRKELKVTFSEKVKLQTRLDEDKFLLDLALNEIKRIRSELDSFNHSPKRN, from the coding sequence TTGAAATGGTTTGATGATCAAGATCCTGAATATTCTTTGAAATCCTTAAGTTCCTTGCGCAATAAGATCGGAATCGCGTTCGAGTACAAACTGCAGAAAGAAAAGATACCAAAGCAGCTTCGAATCGAAATTTTCATTCGAAGACTAATTCTTAAAAAAAGAATGTTACAAAGACGATATGATTGGACTCGAAAAGAATTAAAAGTTACCTTTTCCGAAAAAGTAAAATTACAGACGAGGCTAGATGAAGACAAGTTTCTTCTCGACTTAGCACTAAATGAGATCAAAAGAATTCGGAGTGAATTAGATTCGTTTAATCATTCTCCTAAAAGAAATTAG